TCGATATGGCTGAAAAACGTAGATTTACTTGGTGCTGTATTTCATTGTTTGACAATCGAACATCCTTTATACGAATATGATCCACTTCCATATGGTGACTATTAAGATATTTTAATATATTTTGTATGTCTTTTGCATCTTTCAGATAGAGCGTAAGTGAAACATCTTTTGTTCGAAGACGTTTTGGACCCATTTTAAAAAACAGAGGGGCCATTACTTCAACACCAATAAGAACAAGGATAACAGCGGTAATCGCTTGGAGGTAAAAGCCTGCACCGACAGCAATTCCAATACCTGCAGATCCCCAAATCATGGCTGCAGTTGTAAGACCGCTTATACTATCGTTACCTTTTCGTAGTATGACTCCAGCACCCAAAAAACCAATTCCACTAACAATCTGAGCTGCTAAACGCAATGGATCCATTGATATCGTAATTCCAGGAACAGGTTTTGTGTGAAATACAGATTCAATTGAAATAATGGTCAATAAACAACTGAAGGTAGCAATGACTAGACTTGTCTTTAATCCGACGGGCTTTCTTTTAAGTTCCCGTTCAATGCCTATACCTAAACTCAAAAAGGCGGCAATAATAAGTTTAAAAATGGTTTCATATGTAATTGAATTCCCGACTATTGTATCAATAATAATCTCTCCCTCCCAAAATCAGCTTGCGCCCAAAAAATGAACGTGTCAAAATGAAAGACAATATGATCCTATTTTACAACTATGATAAAAAAGGTGTTATACGTATTTTGGAGGTGAAGCGGATGGATAAGCCAAAAATTCATCCATTAATTGCAATTATAATAGGGGTCATTTCTGTTTCAACATCTGCTATCTTAGTGAAATTGGTGACAGCAGATTCAGGTGTGATTGCGTTTTATAGAATGTTTTTTTCAGTGTTATTGATGACACCAACTTTTTTAATTTATTATCGAAAAGAAGTTTTAAATATTGAGAAAAAAGACTGGATTTTTTCTATAATTGCTGGTGTATTCTTAGCCTTTCATTTTATATTATGGTTTGAGTCATTACGCTATACGTCCGTTGCTAGTTCAACGGTTCTTGTAACACTGCAACCATTATTCGCGATTAT
This window of the Rummeliibacillus pycnus genome carries:
- a CDS encoding MgtC/SapB family protein, which produces MDTIVGNSITYETIFKLIIAAFLSLGIGIERELKRKPVGLKTSLVIATFSCLLTIISIESVFHTKPVPGITISMDPLRLAAQIVSGIGFLGAGVILRKGNDSISGLTTAAMIWGSAGIGIAVGAGFYLQAITAVILVLIGVEVMAPLFFKMGPKRLRTKDVSLTLYLKDAKDIQNILKYLNSHHMEVDHIRIKDVRLSNNEIQHQVNLRFSAISKQLDTISLYNEIKKLPYTEEVEIEILS